Proteins from a genomic interval of Zingiber officinale cultivar Zhangliang chromosome 1B, Zo_v1.1, whole genome shotgun sequence:
- the LOC121975722 gene encoding outer envelope pore protein 24A, chloroplastic-like yields MKATFKGRYEANKNATAVATLAVNAGDVRVKASMADSTFIRGPSLNGLAFSVEKPGAFILDYNLPTNDVRFQFMNSVRLKEKTVNLTYIHALGSNRTTLDGSVVFDPSNKVNVSYTFGKPSACKIKYVYAHGELRRTVLEPCYDVSKNAWDFALTRKFEGGDSLKATYHTTTSDLGLEWGRDSKDGGSFKICAIVNLAEQQKTPKLIAESTWNYEI; encoded by the exons ATGAAGGCGACGTTTAAGGGCCGATACGAGGCGAACAAGAACGCCACCGCCGTAGCCACACTCGCCGTCAACGCTGGCGATGTCCGCGTCAAGGCATCCATGGCCGACTCCACCTTCATCCGTGGTCCCTCCCTCAACGGCCTCGCTTTCTCCGTCGAGAAGCCCGGCGCCTTCATCCTCGACTACAACCTACCGACGAAC GATGTGAGATTCCAATTCATGAATTCCGTCCGGTTGAAGGAGAAGACTGTGAATCTGACCTACATCCACGCCCTGGGGAGCAACCGGACGACCCTCGACGGCTCCGTAGTCTTCGATCCCTCAAACAAGGTCAACGTTAGCTATACCTTTGGTAAACCGAGCGCCTGCAAGATCAAATACGTGTACGCGCACGGGGAATTGCGCCGGACGGTGCTGGAGCCCTGCTATGATGTGTCTAAGAACGCCTGGGACTTCGCCCTCACGAGGAAGTTCGAGGGGGGAGACTCCCTCAAGGCCACCTATCATACCACCACTAGTGATCTTGGCCTCGAATGGGGCAGGGATTCCAAGGACGGCGGCTCCTTTAAG ATATGTGCAATCGTCAACTTAGCAGAGCAACAAAAAACTCCAAAATTGATTGCCGAGAGTACGTGGAACTATGagatttga